ATTACTATCTGTAGGGCTTCAACATTGACCTCAATGGTGCGAAGCGGACAGCAGCCTGATCAAGAGGCACATGGAGATTAACCCTCTATTCAGATCGGTCCTTTTTCTCACACGTTTCTGCTTTACGTAATCAGAGAGTAACTCAGGAGGGCAAGAAACAATGGAAGGGTTGATCCTGTGTTTCTCTGTATGGGTGTGCGGTGAAAGGAAGTGAGCGTTGGTGAAATAGAGGTGAGGAGACTTTGAACTATCAAAAACAGTGCAAGAAGAAAGGGGGGATGAAAACAGAAGTGGGTGGTGATGGAAAGATGAAGAggaggagggaaaaaaagagcCAAGTCTGCGGTCCAGTGGGCAAGTCTGCGAAAACATACGGAGAGAATGAAGATAACTTGGAGACGAATGAAGATAGTGGCAGTGGTTCTGATCAGATGGAGAGTCAACCATCACTGGAAACCAGCTGAACCGGCCTTTCCACAAATTGCTTCAGAACCTGGGCATTCTGGGAGCACCAGAACACATCATTCTGGCTGGCTCTGAACGTGAAGATGAGATATTATGTGTTAGGGGGTGAACAGGTGTTAGAAGACATGGGCTTCTGAGTGATGATTAGTATAGATAAGAATTATGGATGGGTTGGAGAAAAGGAAAAGAGTGACAGGAAAAAGAGAGGAGGGTTCTCCAGAATGAATATTTGAAAATTGATTGCAGGAATTCACAAGAACTACAGCTACCAACAAAACACAGCCTCAGAGACTTGGaaatatataaaagttataCTGGTAAAAGACAATGGTATATATAGCTATATATGGTGTTAAAATTATCCTTCAGCTAGTGTCcttttaaaaactcaaaatctACCCACCTGTACCAAATTTTCATTCATTagtataaaataacttaaaatattatatatttaatattttattacatttataaatccATTTTAGATGTATTTGACATACGTTTTATGATTAATTAGTGTGAAAATGGCTTAGAgcctgcataaatgtaaacagattttaaatcaagctgttttttttttaaaaaaaaaaaaaaactatcaataaaataaatagaataaaataaatagaataagaaaagaaaatgcaatAAAAGAAGCTTGTACAATGTCATATTGATGGGAGTTTTACTcctaaaagctttttttttttcacttttacagtTGCACGATTGAATGTTAATTACAATGCTACAAAATGCATTGaatgttcatgttcatgttcgtgttcatggttttttttttttttttttttttttttttttttttttgaggaaaactctacaataaaaacagaagaagaagaagaaaaaaaaaccttttccaTCTTTCCTTCTATTATATCCTtggtaaatattctttttttctccaagaTCTACTATTTAATGAGTGCctgtgtaatttaattatttaatttctagATATTTAGGTAATTTAAACGTTacctattatttttatattcaaataatcggtaattaaataaaggtaaataaataatcaagcaAATACTCGTTATATAAAAAGTTACATATAAAGtacaaatactgtaaattaattcagacttttcagTGAAGAACTAATTGGTgacttaaacatttttaattaggCTAAATCGTGGAGTGCTtgaatgcaatatatatatatatatatatatatataaatatattttattatgggtttttaattaaaaataaaacgggAAATAAAGgaattaagtaattaaataactCACTATTAACGACAATTTTGAaactgttttttgtattttgtctttttttaagcgaaagaaagaaagaaaagaaaagaaaagaaaagaaaagaaaagaaaagaaaagaaaagaaaagaaaagaaaagaaaagaaaaaaagaaagaaagaaagaaagaaagaaagaaagaaagaaagaaagaaaggtgtGTGCCACAGCAACTGCAAGTTCACCGCATGTTTAGAATAACCTGTTTATAATGACTGTGATTCATGAGGTCAGATGAATTGTATTAAAATCTCGTAAATGTCCCCTAAATCTGGCCTTCTGCCTGTTCCATATCAGTTGACATATCAGATGGGCTTAATACTGATATAAATTAAGCTGAGGCGCTTGTTACGGCTTACCTGTCGGCATATTAGTGGAGAGGCAAGGTGGGAAAACATGTCAGTTTTCAGAGACGGTCAATTATCACAACTACATCGGCAAAGAGAACAAACGTCTGGCAAAGAGTTGGGTAACGTGATTTGGGTGGATTTTCCGCCGGTGTGACTGAGCGCCTTTATTTTAAGTCACTGGATTGAGGAAACGTTGAAAATAGCACACGACTCTCTTAATGAGACCTCCAGAGGAAAGAAGGAGCCCACCGGTCACTGCACTGACTGGGGGATGGGACATTAGGCTTCAACCTTTTGCAAGATCAGGTATGTcaataaagaaaatgttcattttaaacacattttaaaatttagacCGTCTAATATGACAGAAAAGCATGTAATAGTTTAGTGTAATACTAAACTACGTAACAACAATGAACATTCAGAACTGAGCAGGAAAACTGAAAGCAGAGGTGGGATATAATTatcaaatatagttttaaaatattgatttatatgCAGCCTATTTAGCATAGACACTACGCCGGCATACGAGGAGGTTTAAGACAACATCACGGTTTTAggaatttctttttaattgtaacatactgtaaatctagatttgttgtaaaaaaaactaaacaaaacaaaaccaaaaaaaaacaaaaccctttatgaataatttaatttagttttaatgaaACAGAATTACAGCCATGCAGATTTTACTGTcatttgctattattattattttattttttccccattcatcatttacttcattccCGCTAATGGCAAAACATATTCAAACATTCTAATCATAGATAGTCTATTAGTTTTGATCCATGCAACGAATATTGAGTGCCTCTCTCATTCTCAAATATTTAGTTCTGCAtaactttctttatttttacaaaattcagTTTGAAAGGAGATcagaaggaggaggaggggtCTGTACCAGGAGTCTGACCAAGTGACCTGCAGGCTGATTATATGTCATTAACTGGAGACTCGGCCTATTTAAATTACTCGAGAACTTCCATTCAGACAGATGAATTACGCCTGAACCCCACACACAACACTTAAACACGAATAAATCATGAACCTTCTTTTGtgaaatttgtgaaatttacacacacacacacacacacacacacaaatacacacgcatgcacaccactccctctttctctccttCTGCCTCTCCcctcatctctctctcacttACACACTGACACACAGACAAGAATAGCTATGCCCATAGATATTCACACATTGTTTAACATCGCTGTTATATTTGGCACCTGGAGCAATACACTGTGAACTGTCAAAATTAAAAGACTCAAATGTCAGTTCTAAGTCCACCGAAAAGGCTCGCAATCAGCAGCGTTACTCGCACGGTGGAAGAGGCATTACAAGCAACAGAGCTCAGTTTTAGAATTAGTCTTTTGGATTCAGTTCAAATTTTCTACACTTTTCTGCACTACACTTAAAATATGTGTTCAAACATGGATGTCGTGCAAAATAAACGGCCAATTGAGGATTAACAGATCCCGGAAACATAATTCTTGAAAAGTGTTTCGTATACAAACATAcgatataaacatatattacaGTCAAAATCACTGTCCTGTTTTTGGTGATGTTTAAACTTTAATGGCGCCAATAATTTTTCAACTACGCGCTTATTTGGAATTAACACGATGAAACAGCGATGgtgcttatttattaaacagaacaaaaattatcCCATTAAGCTGACGATGGCGTGAACATTTCAGTCAAAAAATTGAAATGCAGTCAAAACGATTAAACGCTTTTAcgatattattttacattattataatatttttctatacttattttagtgtttttattggTCCACTGAACAGTTTTACGCAACACACCAAGTTATAGGCCTAATACGGACAGGAAAGCCATCAGTTTAtcttactactactattaaaaaaaatacatctcgTTTCATTCACTGAATGTGTATATAGATTAAATATTTAGTctaatttatatacacatacacactaaatttcagcattttcaccttattattatttatttttaaaataacgctGTGCATAGCCTATCTTTATATGAACTCGTTTGTAGTGACAAGGCgaaaagtataataatatttcctaaacgctatctatctatctatgtatctatctatctatctatctatgtatctatctatctatctatctatctgtctatctcatatgtgcatttttaaaaagttcacATGATTAAGAAAATTTACAGCCGGCTTAAGCTTATTCAAATTATGATATATACACATCTTTCTTATTATATATTCCAGATAAAAAATGCATACCTCAGTTTCTATGAGGGACTGAATAATGTAGGCTAAGTTTTAACGTCAAATCTGTTGCTGTGCACtttgcttttctttgtttttgttttcctcaaaaagcagtGATACCTAAAaaactaacaataataaaacaacaaaataaataagaaataaaatcaatctTATCCAGGTTTCTAGTTTAATTAGGATCCATATCTCttgtatttgttaaaaaagGCATCTTATACCATTGTTGATACTTTAAGATTATCTGATGAACTCAGTTTATTTAGCCAATTTTATGCTGCGACAaagactttaaattaaatttacgaAAGACTGAAGTTATTGTGGCACACACACGcaaagtatacatttaaaacgaataaaaacacaaacatgaatATCACTGGCACACACACGCAAGCGCGCCCCACAAACACgcaataaatatcaaataaacaTGGAATGGCAGCATACGTTACCAGTCCCTTTTGCAcgtatttcacatttattttatacatgttGTATATATACGTTATAAGTAGGCTACGCTATCTTTGCAAGGGTTCGTGCAATTTGGGAGCGTAAACACCCTAACGATGCAGTTCATGTCCCTCCTCCTCTACAACGTTATTGGCTGAGAACAGTTTTGACGACATATATGAACCCAAGCAGCTCAAAAGATGTAGCTGACATGGAGATCAAACGGCGGAATTCGCCTGCTTCCACAGAGTGAATCAGGCTGCGAATTGCGTGCACAACATCGACTGGGATTGGAACTTTTTCCATCCAACGCTCCACCTCATTGACTCCATAACGGGTTTTAAATTCAGAAAAAGGCTCCGAACACCGCTAAAACATTAATAACTATTAGCAATGGGACTTTCTCGTGATGGATATTTGCAGTGGAGAATATAAGTGTAAGTAAGTGATTTTTCAGTAATAACTCGAGTGCAGTTACAACTGAAGCCTGTTTTGTTCATCTGTTAATGATCTGCTAGAAATTCAGCGGTATTTTTGTTATGGACAAATAGCGGgactgcatttttactttctgttAGAAAGCAAcaaatgaatactttttatggGGAGAAAGCCGGTGTCTAAATCGTCAAGTCAAAGTACGCGCGATCTGAGAGCTAAAGCGTACTCCGTCTGTGGTTCGCCTTAGGGTACACAAGTCTGTCGCCATGAGTTTAGTTGGAGGGTTTCCCCACCACCCGGTGATGCATCATGACGGCTACTCCTTCGCTGCTGCAGCTGCTGCCAGTCGCTGTCATGAAGAACCCCCCTATTTTCATGGGTGGCTTATCAGCCATCCGGAGATGTCTCCTCCAGACTATAGTATGGCACCCTCGTACAGCCCCGAATACTCAGCAGGAGCCCCCGGGCTCGACCACTCGCACTACGGAGGAGTACCGGGGGCCGGCGCCGTTGGAATGGGACCCCGAACAGTGAAACGTAGACCCACGGCAAACCGAAAGGAGAGGCGCAGGACTCAGAGCATCAACAGCGCCTTTGCAGAACTCAGGGAATGCATTCCCAACGTGCCCGCGGATACGAAGCTGTCCAAAATCAAAACCCTTCGTTTGGCTACCAGTTACATTGCTTACCTTATGGACATTCTGGACAAAGACGAACAGAATGGGGAAGCAGAGGCCTTCAAAGCGGAATTCAAAAAGACAGACGCCAAAGAAGAAAGGCGAAAGAAAGAAATGGTAAGATCCCAAATAGAGTAAACAGATCTTCATAAATGTCGATAAACAATATTGCCGTATATTAGACTTACATAGAATGGAAACTTGCTTTAACTTTGATATAAAGGCTTAAACATTATTCTGTGGAAAAACTTTTTGTGAACGCTGCTGTGCCCGTATATTTgttgtataaattaaaatattacatttgctGACTTTACCGTGACCAGTACGTTGATCAAATTTGGTAATGTGCAATAGCTATACAAATAATCACTTctgtgttttggttttttttacaGAACGACGTTTTGAAAAATTCAGGGAGCAGCAATGACAAGAAAACTAAAGGGAGAACTGGTTGGCCGCAGCATGTATGGGCATTGGAACTGAAACAATGAGACTAATGCAAAAGACACGAAATGAGGCCCTCTGAACTCATTTTTAGTTGTTCTCTCACTTTATTTAATGGAATATTTATGTGCAATTTCCCGCTACGGACAGTGGATATTTGAGGAAAAACCATTCCATTTTAGAAGGAGGATACTCTCTTGGTAAGAGATTGTGTGTTGCTGTCTGATATtggtttattattgtttgttttcttgtccCATTGTGAATCAAAATGAGATATCTGCCACTAAGGAATACGTGAAGTTCTGTCTCATACTGTCTCTCTTTCACTTCCAGTATCTATCTCTGTCTCCCTCTTCTTTAATTATGAGGAAGATTAGTCGATGTTATGAtatagtaaatgttttatttgaaaatgtcatGAAGTGTTATAATGTCATTTTGTGGTCGTACAATGCTGGTGTCTGAAACAACTGTTGAGTCCACCCAGTGCACTTCCGTCCAGAGACAcaaaagttaaataatattggagatgtaaacaatgtaattaattcaatAAACCACTGTGTTTTTAACAATCTTAGACCTTTTGTTGTACTGAAATGTAACTTAACTTAAAGATGCCACTTGGTAAATTGCACACTAAGTAATTATTCACAGAAGATAAGTGCTGTTTGTAAGCAGAACATAGACTACagtataaaaaattaatgataCATTTCGGGGCCTAGAGAGACTGTTGAATATATTTTCCAATAATACTTAAATAGACGTGACAGTCAAATCAAACAGCACTCACGCGATGCATACCCAGCAGCTCCTCGAGCACAAACAGAATGATTCAAGCAGCCCAAACTTCGAGACATATTGACTTTTTAAAAGATAATCTAAAGTTCTGAAgacaaatgtttacatttgacAAAACTGCTGTAAGGTTCAGCAATGTGGCTGTTGTGAACAGTTTATGATTGcaacactaaatactaaaaaaaaaaaagttacaaacgattacaaaaaaaatctgttaatgCTAGCAGTAGCTATCGGCCTTGCttaattactttttccaagtaggCCTAATATTCAGGCTGTTTCGGGTAATAGGGCTGTCTGTAGTTCGAGtaactaccatttaaaaaaaatatatatatataatgataatattcatcagttattgttattgtgttaAATTAAGATTTGTATTTAATTCATCCGAATTGGAAACGTGTCAGTGTACATGAAAACTGCACATGCAGCATTAAATGAACACGAGTGTTGAACAGGTGATACGGCTTCTGCAGCaggtgccaaaaaaaaattataatttaattaatgaaaattatgataaaatttAATGACTGTATAGGGTATTTATTTTCTACAGTGGTGAtgtaatacagaaaaaaaatcacaatagtATTTTACTGATTTAGGGAAAATTCAGAATACTATAAATCCCAAAGAATGCTACTCATGTAATATCAATTAGGCTATcttcaaaaagtatttttaatcacGATTCTAACACTGAAACTGCACAGGCCAAATGTCGTACAAAACACAATTATAAGCTGTTTAATAGCGATAAGGAGGGAAAACGGCAAGACGTTTAATTCCATAACTgctaaaataaatgattgagCAGACTCGCTGGAGCCTGTGGAAAATGCCCAAATGAcgttaacaacaaaatacggAGGAGGGCCAGACTTTGCTGGAGAGACGAAGGCCTGCTCGGATGTGCAAATGATTGATAAGGTGCCGATCAAAATGTGTATCTGAGACTTCCCATTGGTGTGGAGGGGGGTTAGCACCACAATTCATAGAACCAAATTTTGGCAACGGCCATAACAACAGTAGAGTCACTAGTATCCGCTGAATTATGGAATAATACAATGACGTCAGTGATTTATTATAGATTCTTCATGTTTtacgatttttaaaaatggtgcATTCAATGTAGCCAATTTAGAAAGACCAGTCTATTCCTTTCTCCAACATATTTCTTTATTGCTATTAGCTTTTTAGGTGAATATTTTTGGGCTAACGTGCTACTTGCTACGCGATTTTCGTTCGGCGCAGGCCTCATAGTTTTCGTCTAAGATTCTTTACGCAAAGGCATGCAATTAAACTGACATCTCCGGCAGAGTAAATCTGCTTAGATAGGAAGACACACAGACGATTTAAGGCCCATCCAGTTGCATTAAATTACCGCTTACGTTACAATGTATTGTCTGATTCCACAGGTCCTATGCGCTAATAATTGTAGATAATTTGTTGAGAGTGTCAAGATGGCGTCTCAGATAAAATTAACCGTTCGTACTCCCTTGATTAAGAATACAGATAATACTGTGACCTCATTGTGACCTGCTGCCGCTGCTGTAACATGAACGACTCTCCAAATGGAAGAGAACACATATCTTACATTCGACACCACGATTCCTGAAGGCCCAAAGTAGTATAGAGCCCTTATTTCCTCTGGCACTAAAACTAGAAGTCGTCTAACTCAGGAATATACAATTTCGTTGGTATATAGCTCTTTTATCTCTTACTTCCCATCACCTCATGTCCCATATGATTCAATATCTCTAATTCTAAAACTCACGAACTCCGaccaggattaaaaaaaaaaaaaaaaaaaaaaaaaagtatggtcTAGTCTTCTTTATaccaactttttttctcgccAATGGCACAAGCCACTTCccagcataataataaatagtggGTCTCTTTTGTGCAATTCTCCAAAACGATGTTTTCAAACTTATAGCGTCGTatcatattttaaagcattGCCCAAACAGCATCTTTTTCTTGGTATTACGGACATCTGTAAACCATTAGCTCATAAGACCCTCCtccatttttttctgtctgcagCAGTGGCTAGTAGACATGTTGACGTCAGAACAGAGCCATCCTGTGCCTATATGGTAAACGTAATCACAAGGCCTGTGATCCTACCTCAACCTAAATCCAAGCATCAAATCCGCTGTGTAgcaattactttttatatataaaacaatttcgaaaaaaaaaagaaaagatatatatacacaatctATAAGAACTCAATATATATACAATCGCCccccctccaaaaaaaaaaacctaaatgtcACAATCTTTatctaattttaaattcagaacAGATATGCAGggctttttttaagcaaaaaatgtTCGTTTTCTGTACactaatgtcatttttaatacatcATTAGACTGGATCACCTCagtgtaattaaatgtaaattaaatttttacattttgtcccACATAAATGTGTTTCGATATAACAGAGATGACAGTCTAAGTTAATTTAGGTTATGCGAATTGAATGATGTGGGTGCGTTCTGCCGAATTTTGCAGCCATTTTGGCCGTTTTGCAACAAAACAAGTTATTGACTGAAATATAGAATTAAACACACTATATTATTTTCAACAAGAAGAATAAATCGTAAACTTGACTATGCGTAAGTAAGTGTTAAGTTCAAGTACGTGTTTTCGAATAAAATAGACAAAACCTAAAGTTACGGAATCCTCCTGTTCTTGAATGAATTAAACACTGGCACgccatttttttgttataacgTTTCTtactttacatttcattatttatttattgcctttATTTATTACCCAGAGGTTAAATGGCTACACAAGAAATCGCCTTCATTGTAAATAAGTGGATTCTAAGTCATTGACCCTTAAAACGTTTTCCGTTATTGACAAGACAGGAATATCGATCAGCCAAACTTTTCAAATATTGCGGCGCCAATGTATTAGGTTATAAATGATCAGCTGTTTTCCTAATTATTAAACAACCAGACAATGTGCCATTCTGAGAcagtgtactgttttgctgaATGTTGCGCGGAAGATCAGGCCAGTGCCCGTGGTGCTGTCAGTTGTGACAGTTCCCAGATGGAGGCCGCTACTGTATGCGAGATTGAGTTTCTCACAGAAACAACTCCCTCTTCTTCCAAACCGTCCTCCAAAAGTTCTTCAGGCACTCTTGCACCCAGACTCCTCAAACAACGGTAACGCGGAAAGAATGAGCTGAATGAGTTTTGAAGGAATAAAGACGCTTCGCCCCACTAGGTTATGTTTGACGAGAAGAGATGGCTATACATCTGCATGGCGAGCTAGTGGCAGGATCACTGACGTGTACTACGGTAAACTGGTTTTACCTCCTGGAAAGTGATTTGTTGGCTTATAACAAAACTACTGAAAAGCTAATGAGAGCTTGCTTTCTTTAACTATTGTCAAAGGcgtatgtgttttaaaaaacagcCGTTTGAAATGATTATCGCTGCtgtgctgtttttgtcattactttttttaattgcagcCTACTACTTATGTTGATTTTTTACCATTTGTATTGCGGTGGACAAcgttttgaaaattatttaaaaatcgtTTATGTGTACTTTTACGaaaaagaagggaaaaaaaaacttggcgATGACATGCTTTTACAAATATTGGCCTTCAACACTGATAACGACTTTAAATTCTGCAATTACAACATTATGTGCGATTACTCTATTGCACAGTAGCCTGCTTTTGCCATAtggcatattttatatattttaatagattcaGTGCACTAAAattatgtttgaaaaaaaaaatgtaatctgattgtaaatgttatattttgacAGCTTAGTTACAACATCATTTAAAGAACATCTTACACAACAAAAGGTTTGACCGTAAAATATCATGCAGGCTAAATATAAAGTGTTACATATAGGCTACATGTAATTACAATATTCAAATTAGCTAAAAATAAATTCCAAGCGCATTTGCTTTACGTGTGCTGAACAGCTGGCCTCAGAGCTCAGCACAACGACTCCTTCACAGACATTTCAGAAAAAGCTTATATTGCATAAAAACCTTCACGTATTGAGCCTGTGAGAGGAGAGAAAGACCTCCCAAGTGGTCAGGGCATGCGTGTCATTTCAAGCGAGTCCTCTAACACTCCATTTATCCCTGCGAGCATGAGGCGACTGCTCTGTTTTGTCGgtgataaacatttaaaaccttTAAACGAGAGCATAAATCccgatgaaaaaaaaaaaaaaaaaaaaaatcacatgaaaaTGGCTGCATTTTCAAAAACCGACCTGTCAAAAATAACGGAACTGAGCGCTTCGAGTAGATATCTTAACAGGCGACGAAATTATCGTTTATTGCGTGTctcttttaaaatatgttaaaattgaGCAAGCCTGAAATATACTAATCAATTCGGGTGCAGTCTTCATGAACATACAGCCAATAACAAAGGAATAGCACACAGTAGAAATGCTAAATGTCAAAGGGTCACACTTTACATTATATTGTTCAGTGATACAGTGTCGATATATGTgtaattctaataaaataacatgttacTTAATGGGCTATATAACTCAGTTATTGTTGTGAGATTCATACTATTCTAGTAggctataataatataaaaaatgtaacaggAATACTGTAATGacaaatgttacttttaaaggtGCTTTTACAGCTTATAAAATTTCATGGTTGTGAATTTCATATCGCGCCTGACGGTGAAGATTTCTTTTCACTTCATATGTTCATCTTCTCACATGTTCACTGTTGGTTGTGTAAGGAGATGGCGATCAAATCATTAACGGGAGGCCTCATATTACCATCTATTAAGCCTAATAGTAATGTTTTTTCAACTAAGCGTCCAGGATTGACATTGCCTGACCCTCACCAAATACAAGCTTTTTTATACCTTTCATTTAAATGGAACCAATAGGAGTAGTAGTGCAATACATCTTCAGTGAATAATAAACAGACTTCGTTCATCACAGACACAAATTATTCAGTGTTAACCTTTTAAACTGACCAATtagacaaaataaatgcatgtctATATAGTAGCTGGAACAGACTGTCTTCGCTTAATATTCAAGCACATAACTTTACTGCTTCTAAGACTATTTCCTGATGACGCCAGTCAAActgagataataataataataataataataatgtgaaattagtgcttaaaaataataacgtTGTTACGAAgtgattgtgattttttttattgcgaTTCTATACAAAAATGTGAATGAAGCGTAGGagatattacaaaatattactgtctTGGCAATTTCTTTTCGCTTTGTTGAAGCCAACCGTTCATTAAACGTGGCCTGCTGATGTTTTAAATCGATGCAATCACAAGTACAATgttaataagaataagaataccACTGTAGGctatataatttaattcaagGCAAAACTGATACTATATATAAAGAGTGTAAAATGATGCGGTCTCGGGAAACATTGTTTTTGGTTACAACAGTCGGAAAAGTTTAAACACGCATTTAGAAAAACGAAGTCCACGGTCGGGAACAAAGAGAAATTTCAAGTAAACTCTAGCCAGAAGACACCTTCATTATTGCCTAGGGGGCCCAAGCTGTCATTACGATTGCTGGCTGATTGTCGATGGTCTATAAAGACCATCTTAAGCTCCCTCTGATACTCTTATGGGTCTAACATCGGGACTATCGAAAGAGGAAAGAGTGAAGCGAATTTGAAAGAAACTCCCTAACACATAAATCCGCagtattggatttttttttttttttttaatgtacaaataaaatgaattaaccAGGAGTCAAGTGCCTTTATATTAAATTCAGTATGAACTAGGCAAAATGCAAGCACAGCATTGTTGCGTTGTTGCATTTATATACTGGATATACtagaatgtaaaaaatgtattgaaatatATTGATATGCGTCCCAATCATGATATTCATGGCCATGTAATGAAATGAGAGGATATGAAACGAGTAATGAATGGATTTTCTTAACTGCATTATAAAAGTGtgatacaaataattacaaaaatgagtCTTCAGTCTTTGCGGAGTCTGAAAATTCATTCATGAAT
This genomic window from Labeo rohita strain BAU-BD-2019 chromosome 1, IGBB_LRoh.1.0, whole genome shotgun sequence contains:
- the hand2 gene encoding heart- and neural crest derivatives-expressed protein 2; amino-acid sequence: MSLVGGFPHHPVMHHDGYSFAAAAAASRCHEEPPYFHGWLISHPEMSPPDYSMAPSYSPEYSAGAPGLDHSHYGGVPGAGAVGMGPRTVKRRPTANRKERRRTQSINSAFAELRECIPNVPADTKLSKIKTLRLATSYIAYLMDILDKDEQNGEAEAFKAEFKKTDAKEERRKKEMNDVLKNSGSSNDKKTKGRTGWPQHVWALELKQ